From a region of the Salinispira pacifica genome:
- the iadA gene encoding beta-aspartyl-peptidase, which produces MYIIKNIDIYAPAALGRKDILVGGTQILAIEESLEALVSSLPRGRVRVIDGSGSIAIPGLVDNHLHITGGGGEGGFTSRTPEMEFSRIAAAGVTSVVGTLGTDASTRSMNNLLAKVKALREQGISAWCYSGNYQLPLRTVTGNLTDDIVLIEEIIGAGEVAIADHRSSQPSPAELTRLASQARVGGLLSGKAGTLNIHVGAGTEGISLLEEAVAGSEIPRTQFVPTHMGRDQALLNQGISWALAGGYVDFTACTVQQFLDEGEIRCSSALNMLLDNGVPLDRISFSSDAGGSLPDFNEQGEYQGMTVGSCTSLLDEVRLAVHVEGLDLPTALAPVTENPAKRLKLQGKGRLQAGNDADLVILDQQSLKPLQVFARGTLISEGGADS; this is translated from the coding sequence ATGTACATCATCAAAAATATCGATATCTATGCTCCCGCAGCCCTGGGAAGAAAAGACATCCTCGTCGGCGGAACACAAATTCTTGCCATTGAAGAGAGTCTTGAAGCACTGGTCTCCAGTCTGCCCCGGGGAAGGGTCAGAGTGATCGACGGCAGCGGCTCAATTGCCATTCCCGGACTGGTGGACAACCATCTGCACATCACCGGCGGAGGCGGCGAAGGGGGCTTTACCAGCCGCACTCCCGAAATGGAGTTCAGCCGGATCGCCGCAGCCGGAGTCACCTCGGTGGTGGGTACTCTGGGCACCGATGCCTCCACCCGCAGCATGAATAATCTTCTGGCCAAGGTGAAAGCCCTGAGAGAACAGGGAATATCCGCCTGGTGCTACAGCGGAAACTATCAGCTTCCCCTGCGTACGGTAACCGGAAACCTCACCGACGACATTGTTCTCATAGAAGAGATTATCGGAGCGGGAGAGGTTGCAATTGCCGACCACCGCTCCAGCCAGCCCAGCCCTGCTGAACTGACCCGGCTTGCTTCCCAGGCCCGGGTGGGAGGCCTGCTTTCCGGGAAGGCGGGAACGCTAAACATCCATGTCGGCGCAGGGACGGAAGGCATTTCCCTTCTGGAAGAAGCGGTTGCCGGAAGCGAAATTCCCCGGACTCAATTTGTACCCACCCACATGGGCAGAGATCAGGCACTGCTGAACCAGGGAATTTCCTGGGCGCTGGCCGGAGGTTATGTGGATTTCACCGCCTGCACGGTGCAGCAGTTCCTGGATGAGGGGGAGATCCGCTGCAGCAGCGCACTGAACATGCTTCTGGATAACGGCGTGCCCCTGGACCGCATCAGCTTCAGTTCGGATGCCGGAGGAAGCCTGCCGGATTTTAATGAGCAGGGCGAATATCAGGGCATGACAGTGGGTAGCTGCACCAGTCTCCTGGATGAAGTGAGGCTGGCGGTACATGTGGAAGGCCTGGATCTTCCCACCGCCCTTGCACCGGTCACAGAAAACCCAGCGAAACGGCTGAAGCTTCAGGGCAAAGGCCGCCTGCAGGCGGGTAACGACGCTGATCTGGTGATCCTGGATCAGCAGAGCCTGAAACCGCTGCAGGTTTTCGCCCGGGGAACACTCATATCTGAGGGGGGTGCAGACTCATAA
- a CDS encoding Lrp/AsnC family transcriptional regulator, producing MNSFQPDDVDWNIIDLLRSGAMSNNAVARELNISEGTVRQRIKRLKDADILRVRGQINPDILPRQQLAIIGINLGDSRTLENKAREIGDLQHVLSASIVSGRFDVMAEVLVDSNQGLVDFLTRQLSTVDGVISSETFLMLKSFHRFV from the coding sequence GTGAACAGTTTCCAGCCCGATGATGTGGACTGGAACATCATCGATCTTTTACGCTCCGGGGCGATGAGCAATAATGCCGTCGCCCGGGAGCTGAACATTTCCGAGGGCACGGTGCGTCAGCGGATTAAGCGTCTGAAAGATGCGGATATTCTCAGGGTGCGGGGGCAGATCAACCCGGATATTCTCCCCCGGCAGCAGCTGGCCATCATCGGTATCAACCTTGGCGACAGCAGAACCCTGGAGAACAAAGCCCGGGAGATCGGGGATCTGCAGCATGTGCTATCCGCATCCATCGTTTCAGGCCGCTTCGATGTGATGGCCGAAGTGCTGGTAGATTCCAACCAGGGGCTGGTTGATTTTCTTACCAGACAGTTGTCTACTGTAGACGGGGTGATCTCCAGCGAAACGTTTCTGATGCTCAAGAGCTTTCACCGCTTCGTCTGA
- the ald gene encoding alanine dehydrogenase: MVVGTVREIKRHEYRIGLTPQCVQAYIGRGHSVLVEKDAGLGAGFTNEEYLEAGAQLIDGAAEVFKAADMIVKVKEPQPVEIEMLRKDQILYTYLHLAADEAQTRGLMKKGVKAIAYETIEPQKGLLPCLKPMSEIAGRLSAQEGAKYLEKPFGGRGVLLGGVPGVARGKVAILGGGVVGTNAAQIAMGMGAEVTILDINAGRLEELDQLYHGQLSTLYSTQANIDKVLEESDLIIGAVLIPGAKAPRLIRREDLSKMKTGALLVDVAIDQGGCFETSKPTTHDDPVYTVDGIQHYCVANMPGAVSRTSTLALTSTTLSYGLAIAGKGVEKACKEDNALKLGLNLYNGKITYKGVADAFDLEYTDPDSIL, encoded by the coding sequence ATGGTTGTAGGAACAGTGCGGGAGATTAAACGGCATGAATACCGGATCGGGCTCACCCCCCAATGCGTACAGGCATACATCGGGAGAGGTCATTCGGTTCTGGTTGAAAAGGACGCAGGTCTTGGAGCGGGATTCACCAATGAAGAGTATCTGGAAGCGGGAGCACAGCTGATCGACGGTGCCGCAGAAGTGTTCAAAGCTGCGGACATGATTGTGAAGGTGAAAGAGCCACAGCCCGTCGAGATAGAAATGCTCCGCAAGGATCAGATTCTCTACACATATCTGCATCTTGCAGCCGACGAAGCCCAGACCAGGGGACTGATGAAGAAGGGGGTAAAAGCCATTGCCTACGAAACCATTGAACCTCAGAAGGGTCTGCTTCCCTGTCTCAAACCCATGAGCGAGATTGCCGGCCGGCTCAGTGCCCAGGAGGGAGCCAAGTATCTGGAAAAACCCTTCGGCGGCCGGGGAGTGCTGCTGGGCGGTGTTCCGGGAGTTGCACGGGGCAAAGTGGCCATCCTGGGAGGAGGGGTTGTTGGAACCAATGCCGCCCAGATTGCCATGGGAATGGGAGCAGAGGTAACCATTCTGGATATCAACGCCGGCAGACTTGAAGAGCTGGATCAGCTGTATCACGGTCAGCTGAGCACCCTCTACTCCACCCAGGCCAATATCGATAAGGTTCTGGAAGAAAGCGATCTGATTATCGGCGCAGTGCTGATTCCGGGAGCAAAGGCCCCCCGTCTGATCCGCCGGGAGGATCTTTCGAAAATGAAAACCGGCGCCCTGCTGGTGGATGTAGCCATCGACCAGGGAGGATGCTTCGAAACATCCAAGCCCACCACCCACGACGATCCGGTGTATACCGTGGACGGCATTCAGCATTACTGCGTGGCCAACATGCCCGGGGCGGTTTCCCGGACATCCACCCTTGCCCTCACCAGCACCACCCTCTCCTACGGCTTGGCAATCGCCGGGAAGGGTGTGGAAAAAGCCTGCAAGGAAGACAATGCGCTGAAGCTGGGGCTGAATCTCTATAACGGAAAAATCACCTACAAGGGTGTGGCGGACGCATTCGATCTGGAATACACTGATCCGGACAGCATCCTGTGA
- the ortB gene encoding 2-amino-4-oxopentanoate thiolase subunit OrtB has translation MNSYQEVMARKSEIMRSSVGIDYGKYARGRLAFDYEGMLADTGYAIDDIRRIQRQVAVGNTPLVELKNLSAIARSLARPGMGARIFVKDEAANPSGSYKDRRASMSAYEACRLGYPGIAAASSGNYGAAVASQACKYGLGSIIVQESFDSRGIEQPEIAEKTRACESYGAEVLRLSVGPELFYQFLLALEETGYYNASLYTPQAILGVESLGWEIVEQVEELTGKRPHTVIATNAGGGNLTGTARGLKAAGAEECSIVGASVDLQGLHMASDRDFNRKSFTTGHTGFSIPFTTWPDRSDVPRSAARPLRYMDRFVTVSQGEVFYMTQALAEMEGMERGPAGNTSLAAAFAMAQQIPEDEILVVQETEYTGAGKHPIAQLNLAKSMGIEVYRGNPEENLPGRRIVIPADPRQIQVRDIPISRLQHSYLKHALEGTDINTAGRELETQDIDFLMAETRLDQAGLMDALEIISHE, from the coding sequence ATGAACAGCTACCAGGAAGTGATGGCCCGGAAGAGTGAAATCATGCGCAGCTCGGTGGGCATCGATTACGGGAAGTACGCCCGGGGACGTCTGGCCTTCGACTACGAAGGGATGCTGGCTGATACGGGGTATGCAATTGATGATATCCGCAGAATTCAGCGCCAGGTGGCTGTGGGAAATACTCCCTTGGTGGAATTGAAGAACCTGAGTGCAATCGCCCGCTCCCTGGCCCGGCCGGGAATGGGCGCACGGATCTTTGTGAAGGATGAAGCGGCCAACCCCTCTGGGTCATACAAGGACCGACGAGCATCCATGTCCGCCTATGAGGCCTGCCGCCTGGGCTACCCCGGGATTGCGGCGGCTTCCAGCGGCAATTACGGCGCCGCAGTGGCAAGCCAGGCCTGCAAGTACGGTCTGGGAAGCATTATTGTCCAGGAGAGTTTCGACTCCCGGGGAATTGAGCAGCCGGAAATTGCAGAGAAGACCCGGGCCTGCGAGTCCTACGGGGCGGAAGTGCTGCGCCTCTCGGTGGGCCCGGAGCTGTTTTATCAGTTTCTGCTGGCCCTGGAAGAGACAGGGTACTACAACGCATCCCTCTACACCCCCCAGGCCATTCTTGGTGTGGAAAGTCTGGGCTGGGAGATTGTGGAGCAGGTGGAGGAACTCACCGGGAAGCGGCCCCATACGGTGATCGCCACCAACGCCGGCGGAGGCAATCTCACCGGTACCGCCCGGGGGCTGAAGGCCGCCGGTGCGGAAGAATGCAGCATCGTGGGGGCAAGCGTGGATCTCCAGGGGCTGCACATGGCCTCGGACAGGGATTTCAACCGGAAGTCGTTCACAACGGGCCACACGGGGTTTTCCATCCCCTTCACCACCTGGCCCGACAGATCGGATGTTCCCCGGAGCGCAGCCCGCCCTTTGCGCTACATGGACCGTTTCGTCACCGTGAGTCAGGGGGAAGTGTTTTACATGACCCAGGCTCTGGCGGAGATGGAGGGGATGGAGCGGGGTCCTGCGGGAAATACATCTCTGGCGGCGGCTTTCGCCATGGCTCAGCAGATCCCCGAAGATGAAATTCTGGTGGTCCAGGAGACGGAGTACACCGGGGCGGGAAAACATCCCATTGCCCAGCTCAATCTGGCAAAATCCATGGGAATAGAAGTGTACCGGGGGAACCCTGAAGAAAACCTGCCCGGCCGGCGCATTGTCATCCCCGCCGATCCCCGGCAGATCCAGGTAAGGGATATTCCCATATCCCGGCTTCAGCACAGCTACCTGAAACACGCCCTGGAAGGAACAGATATTAATACGGCGGGAAGGGAACTTGAAACCCAGGATATTGACTTTCTCATGGCCGAAACCCGGCTGGATCAGGCCGGGCTGATGGATGCTCTGGAGATAATATCCCATGAATAA
- the ortA gene encoding 2-amino-4-oxopentanoate thiolase subunit OrtA, which translates to MMTVKAGTLVDIHMVLLPRGQRAPRVPEDTAAVDLEMKVKGELLHDGEKGSIVRIRTAAGRTMEGTLTAVNPEYSHGFGAPVPELGHVGPQLRERLAQLRKEEK; encoded by the coding sequence ATGATGACAGTTAAGGCCGGAACCCTGGTTGATATCCATATGGTTCTTCTTCCCCGGGGGCAGCGAGCTCCACGGGTGCCGGAAGATACGGCAGCGGTTGACCTGGAAATGAAGGTGAAGGGCGAACTTCTCCATGATGGCGAGAAGGGCTCCATTGTCCGGATCCGTACGGCGGCCGGGAGAACTATGGAGGGAACCCTGACGGCGGTAAACCCCGAATACAGTCACGGTTTCGGTGCACCCGTTCCCGAACTCGGTCATGTAGGTCCCCAGCTGAGAGAGCGGCTTGCCCAACTCCGAAAGGAGGAGAAATGA
- a CDS encoding arginine deiminase, whose product MSNRSHPLLQIRSEIDPLKTILLHRPSRELEQLIPKYLDEMLFEDIPYLEQMQKEHDEFALQLTSRGIEVLYFENLLKETLAQQDARVQIVNTVIDELHVNSASLKEDIRQLLLSRSSGELAQTLLAGLSKNEVPHSADEKRLSFYIKEGFPFYLDPLPNLYFSRDYGTVIGNRLSVNTMKARARKRESMLLEQIARYHRRFTSAGVDLWHHYNEKDSIEGGDILILSPEVIAIGCSARTSPEGIEELAERIFEKDTGFREVLVLQIPFARAYMHLDTVFTMVDRDKFSIFPGIAEHIKVFSIKPGSKGGLSIIPRENLKKTLSESLGLRGIQLIETGGGDLLTAEREQWNDGTNTLAISPGCVVTYRRNTVSNDILRKHNIEVVEIPGSELVRGRGGPRCMSMPLYRETE is encoded by the coding sequence ATGAGTAACAGATCACATCCCCTGCTTCAAATCCGGTCGGAAATTGATCCTCTGAAGACCATTCTGCTTCACCGTCCCAGCAGGGAGCTGGAGCAGCTGATCCCCAAGTATCTGGATGAAATGCTTTTTGAGGATATTCCCTACCTGGAGCAAATGCAGAAGGAACACGATGAATTCGCCCTGCAGCTCACAAGCAGAGGCATCGAAGTGCTCTACTTCGAGAATCTGCTGAAAGAAACCCTGGCCCAGCAGGATGCCCGGGTACAGATCGTCAATACGGTAATTGATGAGCTGCACGTGAACTCCGCATCATTAAAAGAAGATATCCGCCAGCTCCTGCTCTCCCGCTCCTCCGGGGAATTGGCCCAAACCCTGCTCGCAGGTCTGAGCAAGAATGAAGTTCCCCATTCCGCCGATGAAAAACGCCTATCGTTTTATATTAAGGAAGGATTTCCCTTCTACCTGGACCCTCTGCCGAACCTCTATTTCTCCCGGGATTACGGCACGGTGATCGGAAACCGGCTTTCGGTGAACACCATGAAGGCCCGGGCCCGGAAACGGGAAAGTATGCTCCTTGAGCAGATCGCCAGATATCATCGCCGCTTCACCTCTGCCGGGGTGGATCTCTGGCATCATTATAATGAAAAAGACAGCATAGAGGGCGGGGATATTCTCATTCTCAGCCCGGAAGTAATAGCCATCGGCTGCAGCGCCCGGACAAGTCCCGAGGGAATAGAAGAACTGGCAGAGCGGATCTTTGAAAAAGATACAGGGTTCCGGGAAGTTCTGGTTCTTCAAATCCCCTTCGCCCGGGCATACATGCATCTGGATACGGTGTTCACCATGGTTGACCGGGATAAATTCAGCATATTTCCGGGGATCGCCGAACACATCAAGGTGTTCTCCATTAAACCCGGTTCCAAGGGCGGGCTCAGCATCATCCCCCGGGAAAACCTGAAAAAAACCCTGAGTGAAAGCCTGGGGCTCAGGGGCATACAGCTCATCGAGACCGGCGGCGGGGACCTGCTCACCGCCGAACGGGAACAGTGGAACGACGGAACCAACACCCTGGCGATTTCCCCGGGCTGTGTGGTCACCTACCGCCGGAATACCGTGTCCAACGACATCCTCAGGAAACACAACATCGAGGTGGTGGAAATTCCAGGCTCGGAACTGGTGAGAGGGCGGGGCGGTCCCCGCTGCATGAGCATGCCCCTGTACCGGGAAACGGAATAG
- the argF gene encoding ornithine carbamoyltransferase, producing the protein MPINVKGRHFLTLKDFSPAEIEYLLMLSRDLKNKKRSGIRGNLLDGKNIVLLFEKTSTRTRAAFETAAFDEGGRVTFLSNSQMGKKESIEDTARVLGRYYDGIEFRGFKQETVDELARYAGVPVWNGLTDMYHPTQVLADLLTIQEHCEKPLNQVKFVFVGDARNNMGNSLMIGAVKMGMHFTAVAPKQLHPQESLVAEMKELAKETGAVIELTDDVQAGVKDADAIYSDVWVSMGEEDQFEERIKLLKPYQVNMDMIRGTGNDQVLFLHCLPSFHDTKTQIGQEIYEKFGLKEMEVTDEVFRSRHSVVFDEAENRLHTIKAVMVATIGDL; encoded by the coding sequence ATGCCGATCAATGTAAAAGGAAGACATTTCCTCACCCTCAAGGATTTCAGCCCAGCCGAAATAGAATACCTGCTTATGCTCAGCCGGGACCTGAAGAATAAAAAACGCTCAGGTATCCGGGGGAATCTGCTGGATGGAAAGAACATCGTCCTCCTTTTTGAAAAAACATCCACCCGCACCAGAGCGGCCTTTGAAACCGCCGCCTTCGATGAAGGGGGACGGGTAACCTTTCTCAGCAACAGCCAGATGGGGAAAAAGGAATCCATTGAAGATACCGCCAGAGTTCTTGGAAGATACTATGACGGCATAGAATTCCGGGGCTTCAAACAGGAAACCGTGGATGAACTGGCCCGATATGCGGGAGTACCGGTGTGGAACGGTCTTACTGATATGTATCATCCGACTCAGGTGCTGGCGGATCTTCTCACCATCCAGGAGCATTGCGAAAAGCCCCTGAACCAGGTGAAGTTTGTGTTCGTGGGGGACGCCCGGAACAACATGGGGAACAGCCTGATGATCGGAGCGGTGAAAATGGGCATGCATTTCACCGCCGTTGCCCCTAAACAGCTCCACCCCCAGGAATCCCTGGTGGCGGAAATGAAGGAACTTGCAAAGGAAACCGGGGCAGTGATCGAACTCACCGATGACGTACAAGCAGGGGTGAAGGATGCCGATGCAATTTATTCCGATGTATGGGTTTCCATGGGTGAAGAAGATCAGTTTGAAGAGCGCATTAAACTTCTCAAGCCCTACCAGGTAAACATGGATATGATCAGGGGCACCGGAAACGATCAGGTGCTGTTCCTCCATTGCCTGCCCTCCTTCCACGATACCAAAACTCAGATCGGTCAGGAGATTTACGAGAAATTCGGGCTGAAAGAGATGGAAGTGACCGATGAGGTGTTCCGAAGCAGGCACTCTGTGGTGTTCGACGAGGCGGAAAACCGTCTTCACACCATTAAAGCGGTGATGGTGGCCACCATCGGGGACCTTTAA
- the tnpA gene encoding IS66 family insertion sequence element accessory protein TnpA, whose amino-acid sequence MDKKVEKWKAITDQWRESGQTQKEFCRNHEIKLSTLHYWMKRVKNSMTSESPNRDLVHIEPKGRMASSNDIVIEIDRRFRIMVPDRISSERLQAVLAAFR is encoded by the coding sequence ATGGATAAAAAAGTAGAGAAATGGAAGGCTATCACCGATCAATGGCGGGAAAGTGGACAAACCCAAAAGGAGTTCTGCCGAAATCACGAAATCAAGCTTTCAACGCTACATTACTGGATGAAGCGGGTTAAGAATTCCATGACCAGTGAATCTCCAAATCGGGATCTGGTCCACATTGAACCGAAGGGGCGCATGGCTTCTTCCAATGATATAGTAATAGAGATTGATCGAAGGTTTCGCATCATGGTGCCGGATAGAATCTCCTCCGAACGTCTGCAAGCAGTTTTGGCGGCATTCCGGTGA
- the tnpB gene encoding IS66 family insertion sequence element accessory protein TnpB (TnpB, as the term is used for proteins encoded by IS66 family insertion elements, is considered an accessory protein, since TnpC, encoded by a neighboring gene, is a DDE family transposase.) — MIPDLSQLDIYVRPGVTDMRKQVNGLSEIVEQKMNHLAMSGSLFLFCNRNRRLLKCIWWDRNGFCLWLKRLEKDRFPWPDTEEQAKQITTAQLQMILDGIDFWHAHKAIEYVECN, encoded by the coding sequence GTGATTCCTGATCTGTCCCAACTGGATATTTATGTCCGTCCAGGTGTTACTGATATGCGCAAGCAGGTGAACGGTTTATCGGAAATTGTCGAGCAGAAGATGAACCACTTGGCCATGTCTGGATCCTTGTTTCTGTTCTGCAATCGGAACCGGAGATTACTCAAATGTATCTGGTGGGACCGCAACGGGTTCTGTCTGTGGCTCAAGCGGTTGGAAAAAGACCGCTTTCCCTGGCCGGACACCGAGGAACAGGCAAAGCAGATCACCACAGCCCAACTACAGATGATTCTGGACGGCATTGATTTTTGGCACGCCCATAAGGCAATTGAGTATGTCGAATGTAACTGA
- the tnpC gene encoding IS66 family transposase → MLSAAEIEQLPDAVKTHITALDSRLAERELEIEDLQEQLKLARFRKFARTSESASDLLQTMLFEESQVASTPADDTDATDTVTTVTSHTRKKRGRKPLSDDLPRVDVIHDIPEDEKHCGCGHELSKIDEEVSEKLKTIPEQFFVERHIRPKYACRKCEGSGDEDKPVFRIAPVPPSIIPKSIVTPELLAFIIQNKFVDHLPFYRQEKRFERVGARISRQDMSNWQQKAYELLKPFKTLMKAQILSGSVVQMDETTVQVMNEEEKSNTSKSYMWLARGGPPDKKVVDYEYHRSRGSDYAKNYLKEFSGYLQTDGYVGYETALKNRNDIVHVGCMAHIRRKFFEAGKSSKKAGSAHEAVSKIAKFYRIEKELRSLDLLDEEFISERKARIAPVAKDFKAWLDKKALSIRPTSATGQAVSYALSQWDKIMKYLEHPQLTPDNNSSENAIRPFVLGRKNWLFSGSPQGAESSCFMFSLIETARQNGLNPYGYLVHVFTRAPEIALSGKWEELLPWNIKDELLEMKSILQA, encoded by the coding sequence ATGTTGAGCGCAGCGGAGATTGAACAGTTACCAGACGCAGTCAAGACCCATATAACCGCACTGGACTCCCGACTTGCTGAGCGCGAACTAGAAATCGAAGACCTTCAGGAACAACTTAAACTGGCCCGGTTTCGAAAGTTCGCCCGCACCAGCGAGTCCGCTTCTGACCTACTGCAGACGATGCTGTTTGAAGAGTCGCAGGTCGCCTCGACACCGGCAGATGATACGGATGCCACAGACACAGTTACAACAGTCACGTCTCATACCCGAAAGAAACGGGGGCGAAAACCATTATCCGATGACCTACCGAGGGTCGATGTCATCCACGACATCCCGGAAGACGAGAAGCACTGTGGATGCGGTCATGAGCTCTCCAAAATCGACGAAGAAGTCAGTGAAAAACTGAAAACCATCCCCGAACAGTTTTTCGTCGAACGGCATATACGGCCCAAATATGCCTGCCGTAAATGTGAAGGTTCCGGGGACGAAGACAAACCGGTGTTCCGTATTGCTCCGGTTCCTCCGTCCATCATCCCTAAGAGTATTGTCACCCCGGAGCTTCTGGCATTCATTATTCAGAACAAGTTTGTCGATCATCTACCCTTTTACCGGCAGGAAAAGCGCTTTGAACGGGTTGGAGCGAGAATCAGCCGGCAGGATATGTCAAATTGGCAACAGAAAGCGTACGAGCTACTGAAACCCTTTAAAACCCTCATGAAAGCGCAGATTCTGTCCGGATCGGTCGTTCAGATGGATGAAACCACCGTCCAGGTCATGAATGAAGAGGAAAAATCCAATACCAGTAAATCGTATATGTGGCTCGCAAGAGGAGGCCCGCCTGATAAAAAGGTGGTGGATTATGAATATCACCGAAGCCGCGGGTCAGACTATGCAAAAAATTACCTCAAAGAATTCTCAGGCTACTTACAAACCGACGGGTATGTTGGATACGAAACAGCTCTCAAGAACCGGAACGATATCGTACATGTTGGCTGTATGGCTCATATTCGCCGGAAATTCTTCGAAGCAGGCAAGTCATCAAAGAAAGCCGGAAGCGCTCATGAGGCGGTTTCGAAAATCGCCAAGTTTTACCGTATAGAGAAAGAACTGCGTAGCCTTGATCTGTTAGATGAAGAATTTATCTCTGAACGCAAGGCACGAATTGCACCGGTAGCCAAAGATTTCAAAGCATGGCTCGACAAGAAAGCCCTGAGCATTCGCCCCACCAGTGCCACTGGTCAGGCAGTAAGTTATGCGCTCTCGCAGTGGGACAAGATCATGAAATATCTCGAACATCCTCAGCTCACCCCGGACAACAACAGTTCGGAAAATGCTATTCGTCCTTTTGTGCTTGGACGCAAGAACTGGCTATTCAGCGGGAGCCCACAGGGGGCAGAATCCTCCTGTTTCATGTTCTCGCTCATCGAGACTGCCAGACAGAATGGTTTGAACCCCTACGGCTATCTGGTTCATGTATTCACCCGTGCACCAGAGATTGCCCTTTCTGGAAAATGGGAAGAATTACTGCCCTGGAACATTAAGGACGAACTCTTGGAAATGAAGTCGATTTTACAGGCTTAA
- the cas2 gene encoding CRISPR-associated endonuclease Cas2, which yields MGHGAISAYRIMWIVVFFDLPTNTKQERKVASDFRKDLLRDGFTMFQYSVYMRACTSNESVEVHKSRISAMLPGSGQVSIFSLTDKQYSAIENFTGKAATSMPQTPSQLEMF from the coding sequence ATGGGACATGGGGCAATCAGTGCCTATAGAATTATGTGGATAGTAGTATTCTTTGATTTACCCACGAATACAAAGCAGGAACGGAAAGTGGCCAGTGATTTTCGAAAAGACTTGCTGCGTGATGGATTCACCATGTTTCAGTATTCTGTATATATGAGAGCTTGCACAAGCAATGAATCGGTTGAAGTTCATAAAAGTCGTATTTCGGCAATGTTGCCGGGCTCCGGGCAGGTGAGTATTTTTAGTTTAACCGATAAGCAGTACTCTGCTATCGAAAATTTTACAGGGAAAGCAGCCACGTCCATGCCCCAAACCCCTTCCCAATTGGAGATGTTTTAA
- the cas1 gene encoding type II CRISPR-associated endonuclease Cas1 produces the protein MIKRTLYFSKPVYLKQANNQLEAFSDHELITSAPIEDIGFLVLDNPQIAYSQSLVATLLENNAAIIYCNSKHMPTGMVLNLDSHHLQHELQRSQIEVKQPVKKALWKHIVERKIRNQIAVAEFSKLQIPELLRACSKEVKSDDSTNREAVAAKSYWKTVMPEGYTRSNRDLLANKKLNYGYAILRAAVARSLSGSGLLPTIGIHHRNQYNSFALADDIMEPYRPFVDAQVLQTTTPDRLLNKADLTKEDKADMLNALTRDVYFPEKKRPLSNGLSLTTASIARHFTDKTMKPMFPKFKKL, from the coding sequence ATGATCAAACGAACCCTCTACTTCAGCAAACCTGTATACCTCAAGCAGGCCAATAATCAACTTGAGGCATTTTCAGACCATGAGCTGATCACTTCAGCACCCATTGAAGATATCGGCTTCCTAGTCCTGGATAACCCACAAATTGCATACTCCCAATCACTTGTTGCAACCCTTTTGGAAAATAATGCGGCTATCATCTACTGCAATAGTAAACACATGCCAACCGGAATGGTATTAAACCTGGATTCACACCATCTTCAACATGAATTACAGCGATCACAGATCGAAGTAAAGCAACCGGTAAAGAAGGCATTATGGAAACACATAGTCGAGAGAAAAATCCGCAATCAGATAGCCGTGGCTGAATTTAGCAAGCTTCAAATACCAGAGCTACTCCGTGCATGCAGCAAAGAGGTAAAGAGCGATGATTCAACCAATAGAGAAGCGGTTGCTGCTAAATCCTACTGGAAGACTGTGATGCCGGAGGGATACACGCGTTCAAACAGGGACTTGTTAGCTAACAAAAAACTGAATTATGGCTATGCAATTCTGCGGGCAGCAGTAGCCCGTTCGCTTAGCGGATCCGGACTTCTTCCTACTATTGGTATTCACCATAGGAATCAATATAACAGTTTTGCACTGGCTGATGACATTATGGAACCCTATCGTCCATTCGTAGATGCACAAGTACTTCAAACAACTACACCGGACCGATTATTGAATAAGGCTGATCTTACAAAGGAGGACAAAGCTGATATGTTAAATGCCCTTACCCGGGATGTATATTTTCCTGAAAAGAAACGTCCTTTAAGCAATGGTCTGAGCCTGACAACGGCATCTATTGCACGACATTTCACTGACAAAACAATGAAGCCGATGTTTCCAAAATTCAAGAAGCTATAG